The following proteins are encoded in a genomic region of Thioclava nitratireducens:
- a CDS encoding peptidase has product MTAEERAARAVAIARVWVGTPYLHQGSHRGVGCDCLGLLRAVWRELYGCEPDGVPAYTPDWGEAGRDEAFFRGLSAQMAAWNGVERSGDVLLFRMRAGAVAKHLGIAGAVGAEPTFIHAYAGHGVCESALSLPWQRRIVARFQFR; this is encoded by the coding sequence TTGACCGCAGAGGAGCGGGCGGCGCGGGCGGTGGCGATCGCGCGGGTTTGGGTCGGCACGCCATACCTGCATCAAGGCTCGCATCGCGGTGTCGGCTGCGACTGCCTGGGCTTGCTGCGGGCGGTCTGGCGGGAGCTTTACGGCTGCGAGCCGGATGGCGTCCCGGCCTATACGCCGGACTGGGGGGAGGCGGGGCGCGATGAGGCGTTCTTCCGCGGTCTGAGCGCGCAGATGGCCGCATGGAACGGCGTGGAGCGGTCGGGCGATGTGCTGCTGTTCCGGATGCGTGCGGGAGCGGTCGCGAAACATCTCGGGATCGCGGGCGCGGTCGGCGCGGAGCCAACTTTCATTCACGCCTATGCCGGGCACGGGGTCTGCGAGAGTGCGCTCAGCCTGCCGTGGCAGCGCCGCATCGTGGCGCGTTTTCAATTTCGATGA
- a CDS encoding phage major capsid protein, giving the protein MKTESKSRAGTGMSEGPDPATEVQSALAGFVKEVRAFRDEVEVKMQQQDERLTMLQSKSMTAGRPALSAAANEEAPHQKAFAAYLRSGDDDALRGLSLEGKALNSSVAAEGGYLVDPQTSDTIRSVLTSTASIRQIANVVNVEATSFDVLVDRSELGSGWATESAALSETATPQIDRISIPLHELAAMPKASQRLLDDSAFDVETWLAQRIAEKFARAEAAAFISGDGVDKPTGFLTHPQVGNGSWTWGSLGYVATGADGDFSGANPADAVVDLVYALEAEYRANASFVMNSKTAGAVRKMKDADGRFLWTDGLAAGEPARLMGYPVLIAEDMPDIASDSFAIAFGDFEAGYTVAERPDLRVLRDPFSAKPHVLFYASKRVGGDVSDFAAIKLLKFALA; this is encoded by the coding sequence ATGAAGACCGAGAGCAAGTCTCGGGCCGGGACGGGTATGTCCGAAGGCCCCGATCCGGCCACGGAGGTGCAATCCGCGCTGGCCGGTTTCGTAAAGGAAGTCAGAGCCTTCCGAGATGAAGTTGAAGTGAAGATGCAACAACAAGACGAGCGTTTGACCATGCTGCAGAGCAAATCCATGACTGCCGGGCGTCCCGCCCTTTCCGCCGCCGCGAACGAGGAGGCGCCGCATCAGAAGGCCTTTGCGGCCTACCTGCGTTCGGGGGATGACGACGCATTGCGGGGGCTGAGCCTCGAGGGGAAGGCGCTCAACAGCTCGGTCGCGGCTGAAGGTGGCTATCTGGTTGACCCGCAGACCTCCGACACGATCCGCTCGGTGCTGACCTCGACGGCCTCGATCCGCCAGATCGCGAATGTGGTCAATGTCGAGGCGACCTCTTTCGACGTGCTGGTCGATCGCAGCGAGTTGGGCTCGGGTTGGGCCACCGAGAGTGCGGCGCTGAGCGAGACTGCGACGCCGCAGATCGATCGGATCTCGATCCCGCTGCACGAGCTGGCCGCGATGCCGAAAGCGTCGCAACGGCTGCTCGATGACAGCGCCTTCGATGTCGAGACCTGGCTGGCGCAGCGCATCGCCGAGAAATTCGCCCGCGCCGAGGCGGCGGCGTTCATTTCGGGCGATGGGGTGGACAAGCCGACGGGCTTTCTGACCCATCCGCAGGTCGGCAACGGGTCGTGGACCTGGGGCTCGCTCGGCTATGTCGCGACGGGCGCGGATGGGGATTTCTCGGGCGCGAACCCTGCCGATGCGGTGGTCGATCTGGTCTATGCGCTGGAGGCGGAATACCGCGCCAATGCGAGCTTCGTGATGAATTCGAAGACCGCAGGCGCCGTGCGCAAGATGAAGGATGCCGATGGGCGGTTCCTGTGGACCGACGGTCTGGCCGCGGGCGAGCCTGCGCGCCTGATGGGCTATCCGGTGCTGATCGCGGAGGACATGCCCGATATCGCGTCGGACAGTTTCGCGATCGCTTTCGGCGATTTCGAGGCGGGCTACACGGTGGCGGAACGCCCGGATCTGCGGGTGCTGCGCGATCCCTTCTCCGCCAAGCCGCATGTCCTGTTCTACGCCTCCAAGCGCGTGGGCGGCGATGTCAGTGATTTCGCCGCGATCAAGCTGCTGAAATTCGCGCTCGCCTGA
- a CDS encoding head-tail connector protein → MMLTEETVVAASALPVAEFRAHLRLGTGFSDMGEEDAALERYLRAAMAAIEGRTAKVLLVRDFALSLEAWRDAVAQPLPVAPVSAVTEVRLVDAAEVVTVVAPEGYRLVADLQRPRLAACGGELPSIPAGGVAEVRFTAGFGASWADLPTDLAQAVFLLASQYYERRDEGAGGREMPYGVGALIERWRTVRLLGGRR, encoded by the coding sequence ATGATGTTGACTGAAGAGACGGTGGTGGCGGCAAGCGCGCTGCCCGTCGCGGAGTTTCGAGCGCATCTGCGGCTCGGCACCGGGTTTTCGGATATGGGGGAAGAGGATGCGGCGCTGGAGCGCTACCTGCGCGCGGCGATGGCGGCGATCGAAGGACGCACCGCTAAGGTGCTGCTGGTGCGGGATTTCGCGCTGAGCCTTGAGGCGTGGCGCGATGCAGTGGCGCAGCCATTGCCGGTGGCTCCGGTGAGTGCGGTGACTGAGGTCCGCTTGGTCGATGCGGCTGAGGTGGTCACGGTGGTCGCGCCGGAGGGGTATCGGTTGGTCGCGGATCTGCAGCGCCCGCGACTGGCGGCCTGTGGCGGCGAACTGCCGTCGATCCCGGCGGGCGGTGTGGCAGAAGTTCGGTTCACGGCTGGGTTTGGGGCGAGTTGGGCCGATCTCCCGACCGATCTGGCGCAGGCGGTCTTTCTGCTGGCGTCGCAATATTATGAGCGCCGGGACGAGGGCGCGGGCGGGCGAGAGATGCCCTATGGCGTTGGCGCGCTGATCGAGCGCTGGCGCACGGTGCGCCTGTTGGGAGGTCGGCGATGA
- a CDS encoding head-tail adaptor protein, producing MKAPFLNRPLVLETPERVPDGAGGFIEAWTELGILWTQMKPGTGVERAGEFVTLASVPWKITVRAAPEGSPRRPKPEQRFREGTRVFRILAVAEADAGAHYLTCFAREEVVA from the coding sequence ATGAAGGCGCCGTTTCTGAACCGACCGCTGGTGCTGGAGACGCCAGAGCGGGTGCCGGACGGGGCGGGTGGCTTTATCGAAGCCTGGACCGAGCTGGGCATCCTCTGGACGCAGATGAAACCGGGGACGGGGGTGGAGCGCGCGGGTGAATTCGTGACGCTCGCCTCGGTGCCGTGGAAGATCACGGTGCGGGCCGCGCCCGAGGGCTCGCCGCGCAGACCGAAGCCGGAGCAGCGGTTTCGCGAGGGCACGCGGGTGTTCCGGATCCTCGCGGTGGCGGAGGCGGATGCCGGGGCGCATTACCTGACCTGTTTCGCGCGTGAGGAGGTGGTGGCATGA
- a CDS encoding gene transfer agent family protein, whose translation MANPWAGEVELALNGQRHVAKLTLGALAELEAEIGETGGMIALVERFEAGRFSSRDVLAVIVAGLRGGGWQGCAGDLRSVEIAGGPVEAARKAAELLARAFSVPGEGAA comes from the coding sequence ATGGCGAACCCGTGGGCAGGAGAGGTCGAGTTGGCGCTGAATGGCCAGCGGCATGTGGCGAAACTGACGCTGGGCGCCTTGGCGGAACTGGAGGCCGAGATCGGCGAGACGGGCGGGATGATCGCACTGGTCGAGAGGTTCGAGGCGGGACGGTTTTCGAGCCGCGACGTGCTGGCGGTGATCGTGGCAGGGCTGCGCGGCGGCGGCTGGCAGGGCTGTGCGGGCGATCTGCGGAGCGTTGAGATTGCCGGCGGTCCGGTGGAGGCCGCGCGCAAGGCGGCTGAACTGCTGGCGCGGGCGTTCTCGGTGCCGGGCGAGGGGGCGGCGTGA
- a CDS encoding baseplate multidomain protein megatron, translating into MATILLSAAGAAIGAGFGGTILGLSGAVIGRAVGATLGRAIDQQLLGGGSGSVETGRVDRLRLTSASEGDGLGLHWGRMRVAGQVIWATRFIETKHKSGGGKGEPTFVEYSYSVSLAMALGEGEILRVGRIWADGTELDPSDLNMRVYTGSEDQQPDPKIEAVEGAGAVPSYRGIAYVVFENLQLKPFGNRVPQFTFEVVRPAQGKGVRGAPDLTQAIEAVALIPGTGEYSLATRRVSEAELRGDGTGSDLMYPTGSSLSFFSGWGIDTAVEPVNQHAPHGGTDFAASVEMLDEELPGCGAVSLVVSWFGDDLRCDRCQVRPKVGDRGREGREMRWCVSGAERRDVDEVPKLDGRSIYGGTPADAAVIEAIAALHAAGKAVTFYPFILMDQLEGNALPDPWSDARSQPKLPWRGRITTSEAPGRAGSPDGAAAAVDEVVTFFGAAQVTDFAASGETVTYSGPEEWSFRRFILHYAHLCKLAGGVEAFCIGSEMRSLTQIRGAGNSFPAVAQLVQLARDVRAVLGAECKIGYAADWTEYFGYQPGNGDRFFNLDPLWADDDIDFIGIDNYMPLSDWREGEHHADAHWGTIYDLDYLQSNVEGGEGFDWYYASPEHRDAQIRTQITDGDHGEPWVWRYKDIRGWWEHDHHERIGGVRIEEPTAWVPRAKPIWFTEMGCAAIDKGTNEPNKFLDPKSSESALPHYSDGRRDDYMQMQYLRAMTSYWGDDARNPVSEFYGGPMVDMSHAHVWAWDVRPYPQFPGLPDLWEDAANYARGHWISGRATAQPLAHVVGEICALAGVSVFDVSALHGVVRGYAMPGGITPRGALQSLSLIYGFDALERDGVLVFRMRDASVDAELLPPLLALDGEDQSLETRRVPEAEIAGRVRLAYVEADGSFETRAVEAIFPDEVDGPASASEAPLALTRAEGMRVVHRWLAEARVARDTVQFTLPPSMGWLGPGDVVVLQTEEGALRYRIDRMERAEAIRVEAVRVESGIYDPSEETDEVARIESFTPPVPVTPVFLDLPLLTGAEDPYAPHLAVTASPWPGAAALYSALEDAGYALNTKVETQAAVGVTQAILPCAQSGLWDRGPGLRVKMLSGELHSASEASVLAGLNAMAIGDGSSDRWEIFQFVTAEPVEPGVWDISTRLRGQAGSDAVMPDVWPEGSVVVMLDGARRQIEVAPSARNLARHYRVGPAGRGYDDPSYIHTVQAFAGIGLRPLSPCHLHAGALGGDLRLSWVRRTRIGGDDWEALDVPLGEASERYRVRVLEGQTIRREVIVSTPEWTYGAAERAEDGMIAAPTFEVAQISDVFGPGLPARLIWTG; encoded by the coding sequence ATGGCGACGATTTTGCTGTCAGCGGCAGGGGCCGCGATCGGGGCCGGGTTCGGAGGCACGATACTGGGACTCTCCGGCGCGGTGATCGGACGCGCGGTTGGTGCGACCTTGGGCCGGGCCATCGATCAGCAATTGCTGGGAGGCGGTTCAGGCTCGGTCGAGACCGGCCGGGTAGATCGGCTGCGCCTGACGAGCGCGTCCGAGGGCGATGGGCTCGGGCTGCACTGGGGACGCATGCGGGTGGCAGGTCAGGTGATCTGGGCCACGCGTTTCATCGAAACAAAGCACAAGAGCGGCGGCGGCAAGGGTGAGCCGACCTTTGTCGAATATAGCTATTCGGTGAGCCTCGCGATGGCTCTGGGCGAGGGGGAGATCCTGCGCGTCGGTCGGATCTGGGCGGATGGGACCGAGCTCGATCCGTCCGATCTGAATATGCGGGTCTACACAGGGTCCGAGGATCAGCAGCCCGATCCGAAAATCGAGGCGGTCGAGGGTGCAGGCGCGGTGCCGAGCTATCGCGGGATCGCCTATGTGGTCTTCGAAAACCTGCAGCTCAAGCCGTTTGGCAACCGGGTGCCGCAATTCACCTTCGAGGTGGTGCGGCCGGCGCAGGGAAAAGGCGTGCGCGGCGCGCCCGATCTGACGCAGGCGATCGAGGCGGTGGCGCTGATCCCGGGGACGGGGGAGTATTCGCTCGCGACGCGGCGGGTGAGCGAAGCGGAGTTGCGAGGGGACGGCACCGGGTCGGACCTGATGTATCCGACCGGCTCCTCGCTATCGTTCTTCAGCGGATGGGGCATCGACACTGCGGTGGAGCCGGTAAACCAGCATGCGCCGCACGGCGGGACGGATTTTGCCGCGAGCGTCGAGATGCTCGACGAGGAACTGCCCGGATGCGGTGCCGTGTCGCTGGTCGTGTCTTGGTTTGGGGACGATCTGCGTTGCGACCGGTGTCAGGTGCGGCCGAAGGTCGGTGATCGCGGGCGCGAGGGCAGGGAGATGCGTTGGTGCGTTTCCGGGGCTGAACGACGCGATGTCGACGAGGTGCCGAAGCTCGACGGGCGCTCGATCTATGGAGGCACGCCTGCGGATGCGGCGGTGATCGAGGCGATTGCGGCACTGCATGCGGCGGGCAAGGCGGTGACGTTTTATCCGTTCATCTTGATGGATCAGCTGGAGGGTAACGCGCTACCCGATCCGTGGAGCGATGCGCGGAGCCAACCGAAGCTGCCGTGGCGGGGGCGGATCACGACATCCGAGGCGCCGGGGCGTGCCGGGTCGCCGGATGGGGCGGCGGCTGCCGTCGATGAGGTGGTGACGTTCTTTGGGGCGGCGCAGGTGACCGATTTTGCGGCGTCGGGCGAGACTGTTACTTATAGCGGGCCGGAGGAATGGTCGTTCCGGCGCTTCATTCTCCACTATGCGCATCTTTGCAAACTCGCTGGCGGGGTGGAGGCGTTCTGCATCGGGTCCGAAATGCGGTCGCTTACGCAGATCCGAGGGGCGGGCAACAGTTTCCCGGCGGTGGCGCAACTGGTGCAGCTGGCCCGGGACGTGCGTGCGGTGCTCGGGGCAGAGTGCAAAATCGGCTACGCGGCGGATTGGACCGAGTATTTCGGCTACCAGCCGGGAAATGGCGACCGGTTCTTCAATCTCGATCCGCTCTGGGCCGATGACGATATCGACTTCATCGGGATCGACAATTACATGCCTCTGTCGGATTGGCGGGAGGGCGAGCACCACGCGGACGCGCATTGGGGCACTATCTACGATCTCGATTACCTGCAGTCGAATGTCGAAGGCGGGGAGGGGTTCGACTGGTACTACGCCTCGCCCGAGCATCGCGACGCGCAGATCCGCACGCAGATCACCGATGGCGATCACGGAGAGCCCTGGGTCTGGCGCTACAAGGACATTCGCGGCTGGTGGGAGCATGACCATCACGAGCGGATCGGCGGCGTGCGAATTGAGGAGCCGACGGCCTGGGTGCCGCGCGCGAAGCCGATCTGGTTTACGGAGATGGGCTGCGCCGCGATCGACAAGGGCACCAACGAGCCCAACAAGTTCCTCGATCCGAAAAGCTCGGAAAGTGCGCTGCCGCATTACTCGGACGGGCGGCGGGACGACTACATGCAGATGCAATATCTGCGGGCGATGACATCTTATTGGGGGGATGACGCGCGCAACCCGGTCTCGGAGTTCTATGGCGGCCCGATGGTGGATATGTCGCACGCCCATGTCTGGGCTTGGGACGTGCGACCTTATCCGCAATTTCCCGGGTTGCCGGACCTGTGGGAAGATGCTGCGAATTACGCGCGCGGACATTGGATTTCGGGGCGGGCGACGGCCCAGCCTCTGGCGCATGTGGTGGGCGAGATATGTGCGCTTGCGGGCGTTTCCGTATTCGACGTGAGCGCGCTGCACGGGGTGGTGCGCGGATATGCGATGCCCGGTGGGATCACGCCGCGCGGGGCATTGCAGTCGTTGAGCTTGATCTACGGCTTCGATGCGTTGGAGCGCGACGGGGTGCTGGTGTTCCGGATGCGCGATGCGTCGGTGGATGCGGAGCTTTTGCCTCCGCTGCTGGCGTTGGATGGTGAGGATCAGAGCCTCGAGACGCGGCGCGTCCCGGAGGCAGAGATCGCGGGACGGGTCCGGCTCGCCTATGTCGAGGCCGATGGCAGTTTCGAGACCCGCGCGGTGGAGGCGATCTTTCCTGATGAGGTGGATGGCCCAGCCTCCGCGAGCGAGGCGCCCCTGGCATTGACCCGGGCCGAGGGAATGCGTGTCGTCCATCGCTGGCTCGCCGAGGCGCGCGTGGCGCGCGATACGGTGCAGTTCACGCTCCCGCCTTCGATGGGATGGCTCGGGCCGGGGGATGTCGTGGTGCTGCAGACCGAGGAGGGCGCGCTGCGCTACCGGATCGACCGGATGGAACGCGCTGAAGCGATCCGTGTGGAGGCCGTGCGAGTGGAGTCGGGAATTTACGACCCCTCGGAAGAGACCGACGAGGTGGCGCGGATCGAGAGCTTCACGCCCCCGGTGCCGGTGACGCCGGTGTTTCTCGATCTGCCGCTTTTGACCGGGGCGGAAGATCCTTACGCGCCGCATCTTGCGGTCACTGCAAGCCCTTGGCCGGGGGCGGCCGCGCTCTATTCGGCGCTGGAGGATGCGGGCTATGCGCTCAACACGAAGGTTGAGACGCAGGCGGCGGTCGGGGTGACGCAGGCGATCCTGCCGTGCGCGCAGAGCGGTCTGTGGGACCGTGGTCCCGGCTTGCGGGTGAAGATGCTCTCAGGGGAATTGCACAGCGCCAGCGAGGCCAGTGTGCTCGCCGGGCTCAACGCGATGGCGATCGGCGATGGCTCGTCGGATCGGTGGGAGATCTTCCAGTTCGTCACCGCCGAGCCGGTAGAGCCGGGGGTATGGGATATCTCGACCCGGCTGCGCGGGCAGGCGGGCAGCGACGCGGTGATGCCCGATGTCTGGCCGGAGGGTTCGGTCGTCGTGATGCTCGACGGGGCACGGCGCCAGATCGAGGTCGCGCCCTCGGCACGTAATCTGGCGCGCCACTACCGCGTGGGGCCGGCGGGGCGGGGCTATGACGACCCTTCCTATATTCACACGGTTCAGGCCTTCGCGGGGATCGGGTTGCGGCCACTGTCGCCTTGTCATTTGCACGCAGGGGCGCTGGGCGGCGATCTGCGGCTGAGTTGGGTGCGTCGGACCCGGATCGGGGGCGACGACTGGGAGGCGCTGGACGTGCCTTTGGGGGAGGCGTCCGAGCGCTACCGCGTGCGGGTTCTAGAAGGGCAGACGATCCGGCGCGAAGTGATCGTGAGCACGCCGGAATGGACCTATGGCGCTGCGGAGCGCGCGGAGGACGGGATGATCGCGGCGCCGACCTTCGAGGTGGCGCAGATCTCGGATGTGTTCGGGCCGGGACTGCCGGCGCGGCTGATCTGGACGGGATAA
- a CDS encoding phage tail tape measure protein, translated as MMETDGLDALGGQAAELERSLGGASAMAEVFNQELSAMRESLTFTGREVSTLSHAFGRGLRSAFDGVVFDGLRLSEALQQVARSMADSAYNVAMRPVEQAVGGAVANGVNGLVSGLFPFADGGAFSQGRVRAFAKGGVVSSPTRFAMRGATGLMGEAGPEAIMPLTRGADGRLGVAAQGGGRAVNVVMNVTTPDVAGFQSSSSQIAAQVSRALARGERNR; from the coding sequence ATGATGGAGACGGATGGATTGGATGCCCTTGGTGGACAGGCGGCGGAGCTGGAGCGCTCGCTTGGCGGCGCGAGTGCGATGGCGGAGGTGTTCAATCAGGAACTGTCCGCGATGCGGGAGAGCCTGACTTTCACCGGGCGCGAGGTGAGCACGTTGAGCCATGCGTTCGGGCGGGGGCTGCGGAGCGCCTTCGACGGGGTCGTGTTCGACGGGTTGCGGCTGTCGGAGGCGCTGCAGCAGGTCGCGCGGAGCATGGCCGACAGCGCGTATAACGTCGCGATGCGGCCGGTGGAGCAGGCTGTCGGCGGGGCGGTGGCGAACGGGGTGAACGGGTTGGTGAGCGGGCTGTTTCCCTTTGCCGATGGCGGGGCGTTTAGCCAGGGGCGCGTGCGGGCGTTCGCCAAGGGCGGTGTTGTGTCGAGCCCGACCCGTTTCGCGATGCGCGGTGCGACCGGGCTGATGGGGGAGGCCGGGCCTGAGGCGATCATGCCGCTGACCCGCGGGGCCGATGGGCGGCTGGGTGTGGCTGCGCAGGGCGGGGGCCGCGCGGTCAATGTGGTGATGAATGTCACGACGCCGGATGTGGCCGGGTTCCAAAGCTCGTCGAGCCAGATCGCGGCGCAGGTCAGCCGGGCGCTGGCGCGTGGCGAGCGCAATCGCTGA
- a CDS encoding phage major tail protein, TP901-1 family — MVAQNGKDLLIKLDLNGDQTFETIAGLRATRITFNAETVDVTSLESEGRWRELLGGAGVRSAAISGSGVFKDAGTDERARQIFFDGEVPQFQVIIPDFGIVQGPFMITSIDYAGSHDGEATYELAMASAGALSFTAI; from the coding sequence ATGGTTGCGCAGAACGGTAAGGACCTTCTGATCAAACTGGACCTGAACGGGGACCAGACATTCGAGACCATCGCGGGGCTGCGCGCCACGCGTATCACCTTCAACGCGGAAACGGTCGATGTGACCTCGCTGGAAAGCGAGGGGCGCTGGCGCGAGTTGCTGGGGGGCGCGGGGGTGCGCTCGGCCGCGATCTCGGGCTCTGGCGTGTTCAAGGATGCGGGCACCGACGAGCGCGCGCGGCAGATCTTCTTCGACGGCGAGGTGCCGCAGTTCCAGGTGATCATCCCGGATTTCGGCATCGTGCAGGGGCCGTTCATGATCACTTCGATCGACTATGCGGGGAGCCATGACGGCGAAGCGACTTACGAGCTCGCAATGGCGTCTGCCGGTGCTCTGAGCTTCACGGCGATCTGA
- a CDS encoding DUF3168 domain-containing protein produces MSYAIGAALQEAVYARLQSDAVVTALVGAAVYDAAPAGATSGTYVSLGPENARDASDMTGDGAVHDFTVSVVSDEAGFHAAKEIGAAISDALLEGPLSLTRGRVVGLWFLKARARRVDKGASRRLDLTFRARVEG; encoded by the coding sequence ATGAGCTACGCGATCGGAGCCGCCTTGCAGGAGGCGGTCTATGCGCGCTTGCAGAGCGATGCGGTCGTGACGGCGCTCGTCGGGGCGGCGGTTTATGACGCCGCGCCTGCGGGGGCGACAAGCGGGACCTATGTGAGCCTCGGGCCGGAGAACGCGCGCGATGCCTCGGACATGACGGGCGACGGGGCGGTGCATGATTTCACCGTCTCGGTTGTCAGCGACGAGGCCGGGTTTCATGCAGCCAAGGAGATTGGCGCGGCGATCTCGGATGCGCTTCTTGAGGGGCCGTTGAGCCTGACGCGAGGGCGCGTCGTGGGGCTGTGGTTCCTCAAGGCGCGCGCCCGGCGGGTCGACAAGGGGGCGTCGCGGCGGCTCGATCTGACCTTCCGCGCGCGGGTCGAGGGCTGA
- a CDS encoding DUF2460 domain-containing protein — protein MAFHEVRFPANLSFGSVGGPERRTEIVTLTNGFEERNSPWAHSRRRYDAGVGLRSLDDVERLLAFFEARGGQLHGFRWKDWADFKSCSPSQAVGYEDQLIGHGDGVSRVFTLSKLYASGGSEYRRPITKPVAGTVKLGVQGGYQAEAVDWAVDLETGQVTFVDPPADGAPITAGFEFDVPVRFDTDAVQVSVQSFQAGDMPQVPVVEVRI, from the coding sequence ATGGCATTTCACGAGGTGAGATTTCCCGCGAATCTGAGTTTCGGTTCGGTTGGCGGGCCGGAACGGCGCACGGAGATCGTGACGCTGACCAACGGGTTCGAGGAGCGCAACAGCCCCTGGGCTCATTCGCGCAGGCGCTATGATGCGGGGGTGGGGCTTCGGTCGCTGGATGACGTGGAGCGACTGCTGGCCTTCTTCGAGGCGCGCGGGGGGCAGCTGCACGGGTTTCGCTGGAAGGATTGGGCGGATTTCAAAAGCTGTTCGCCCTCGCAGGCGGTCGGTTACGAGGACCAGCTGATCGGGCATGGCGACGGGGTGAGCCGGGTGTTCACGCTCTCGAAGCTCTATGCCTCGGGCGGGTCGGAGTATCGCCGCCCGATCACCAAGCCGGTCGCGGGCACGGTGAAGCTGGGTGTTCAGGGCGGCTATCAGGCGGAAGCGGTGGATTGGGCCGTCGATCTGGAGACGGGCCAGGTGACCTTCGTCGATCCGCCCGCCGACGGCGCGCCGATCACCGCCGGGTTCGAGTTCGACGTTCCGGTGCGGTTCGACACCGATGCGGTGCAGGTTTCGGTCCAGAGCTTTCAGGCGGGTGACATGCCGCAGGTGCCGGTCGTGGAGGTGCGGATATGA
- a CDS encoding DUF2163 domain-containing protein — MSGYPEALRAHLESGATTIARAWAVARRDGVVLGFTDHDGGLVFDGIAFEPESGMTAKAVAQGTGLAVDNSEVYGALSSEAISEADILAGRYDGAEVRAWIVNWADVSQRALLFRGHLGEIARGAGAFTAELRGMSEALGAEKGRIYHPRCSAVLGDGACRFDTGQLGYFHEGPVDFVEGSVVFGFDSLGGFAERWFEKGRFRVISGAAAGLVGVIKVDRVRDAGREIELWARIGADVAVGDVVRLEAGCDKRAETCKGKFANFLNFRGFPHIPGEDWLTAYPVQGGGNTGGSLFN, encoded by the coding sequence ATGAGCGGTTATCCGGAGGCGCTGCGGGCGCATCTCGAGAGCGGGGCAACGACGATCGCGCGGGCCTGGGCGGTGGCGCGGCGCGATGGCGTGGTGCTTGGCTTCACCGATCACGACGGCGGGCTGGTTTTCGACGGGATCGCGTTCGAGCCGGAGAGCGGGATGACGGCGAAGGCGGTCGCACAGGGTACTGGCTTGGCCGTGGATAACTCGGAGGTCTATGGCGCGCTGAGTTCGGAGGCGATCTCTGAAGCGGATATTCTGGCCGGGCGATATGATGGGGCCGAGGTGCGCGCATGGATCGTGAACTGGGCGGATGTGAGCCAGCGGGCGCTGTTGTTTCGCGGGCATCTCGGCGAGATCGCGCGCGGGGCCGGGGCGTTCACGGCGGAACTGCGGGGTATGAGCGAGGCGTTGGGCGCCGAGAAGGGCCGGATCTATCATCCGCGCTGTTCGGCGGTGCTGGGCGATGGCGCGTGTCGTTTCGATACCGGGCAGCTGGGCTACTTTCACGAGGGGCCGGTGGATTTTGTCGAGGGCTCGGTCGTGTTCGGCTTCGACAGCTTGGGTGGCTTTGCCGAGCGATGGTTCGAGAAGGGTCGGTTTCGGGTGATCTCGGGGGCCGCGGCAGGGCTGGTCGGCGTAATCAAGGTGGACCGGGTACGCGATGCGGGGCGCGAGATCGAACTGTGGGCGCGGATCGGCGCGGATGTGGCGGTGGGCGATGTGGTGCGACTTGAGGCCGGCTGCGACAAGCGGGCCGAGACCTGTAAGGGCAAGTTCGCCAACTTTCTGAATTTCCGTGGCTTTCCGCATATTCCCGGCGAGGATTGGCTGACCGCCTACCCGGTGCAGGGTGGCGGAAATACGGGTGGGAGCCTGTTCAATTGA
- a CDS encoding rcc01693 family protein, with protein MSGLDWPGLMRVGMQELRLKPVEFWALSPAELALMLGAGCAGARPMRRARLDELLARFPDGAGDRERMER; from the coding sequence GTGAGCGGGCTCGACTGGCCGGGGTTGATGCGGGTGGGGATGCAGGAGTTGCGGCTTAAGCCCGTGGAGTTCTGGGCGCTGAGCCCGGCGGAGTTGGCGCTGATGCTCGGCGCGGGCTGCGCGGGGGCCCGTCCGATGAGACGGGCGAGGCTCGATGAATTGCTGGCGCGGTTTCCCGATGGCGCGGGCGACAGGGAGAGGATGGAGCGATGA